One Spirochaetota bacterium genomic region harbors:
- a CDS encoding CofH family radical SAM protein: MIHNPVLRRVAEKVRSDIPVDEEDALAMLTTTDVVELGLIADFVRRRTNGANVYYGVNMNLNYTNVCELRCPLCAYSRDEGDADAFTLSLDEIEQRVRRAAGFGIDEVHIVGGLNPALSLDYFLEMLRRIKRVKPDLFIVAFTATEYDYFSRRSGTTLPEIFRAMIDAGLGALPGGGAEIFDPGVRDRIAPRKISGERWLAVMREAHHAGLETNATMLYNHVENPSHIVDHLSRIRDLQNETGGFKTFVPLRFHAENTALAVEKQAAGFDDIRTYAAARVFLHNIPHLKGLWMYLGEKLAQVMLHFGVDDIGATYHYEKVVHAAGATTDDVGSEERLRRIIENAGMKPVRATAAY, from the coding sequence ATGATACACAATCCCGTCCTCCGCCGTGTCGCCGAAAAGGTGCGCTCCGACATTCCCGTCGACGAAGAGGACGCGCTCGCCATGCTCACGACGACTGACGTCGTGGAGCTCGGCCTCATCGCCGATTTCGTGCGGCGACGCACGAACGGCGCGAACGTCTACTACGGCGTGAACATGAACCTCAATTACACCAACGTGTGCGAGCTGCGCTGTCCGCTCTGCGCCTATTCGCGCGACGAGGGCGACGCCGACGCCTTCACGCTTTCGCTCGACGAGATCGAGCAGCGCGTTCGCCGCGCCGCGGGCTTCGGCATCGACGAGGTGCACATCGTGGGGGGGCTCAACCCGGCGCTTTCGCTCGATTATTTCCTGGAGATGCTTCGGCGCATCAAACGGGTGAAGCCGGACCTCTTCATCGTGGCCTTCACCGCCACGGAATACGACTACTTCTCGCGGCGAAGCGGCACGACGCTGCCCGAGATCTTCCGCGCGATGATCGACGCGGGCCTTGGCGCGCTTCCGGGGGGTGGGGCCGAAATCTTCGATCCCGGAGTGCGCGACCGAATCGCGCCGCGCAAGATCTCCGGTGAACGCTGGCTCGCCGTTATGCGCGAAGCGCACCATGCGGGCCTGGAGACCAACGCCACCATGCTCTACAATCACGTTGAAAATCCTTCACACATCGTCGATCACCTGTCGCGCATACGCGATCTCCAGAACGAGACCGGGGGCTTCAAGACCTTCGTGCCGCTTCGCTTTCACGCGGAGAACACCGCGCTTGCCGTGGAGAAGCAGGCCGCGGGCTTCGATGATATCAGGACCTACGCGGCCGCGCGGGTCTTCCTCCACAACATCCCGCACCTCAAGGGGCTGTGGATGTACCTGGGCGAGAAGCTGGCGCAGGTGATGCTCCACTTCGGCGTGGATGACATCGGCGCCACCTACCATTACGAAAAGGTGGTGCACGCCGCGGGCGCGACGACCGACGACGTCGGTTCCGAGGAGCGTTTGCGACGAATCATCGAAAACGCTGGAATGAAGCCCGTGCGCGCCACGGCCGCCTACTGA
- a CDS encoding four helix bundle protein codes for MSELVPFQKSYDFLVWMFNKTDGFPKSKRFSIGQRLENALLDHISLVYRFKYSKNREKTLFVLSAKFDEIKLLLKICYDSRLIAKNSFAFAMKQCDEIGALIGGLIKSLERHR; via the coding sequence ATGAGCGAGCTGGTTCCTTTCCAGAAATCGTACGATTTCCTGGTCTGGATGTTCAACAAGACCGACGGTTTTCCGAAGTCGAAACGCTTTTCGATAGGCCAGAGGCTTGAGAACGCCCTTCTTGATCATATTTCTCTTGTGTATCGCTTTAAGTATTCGAAAAACCGCGAAAAGACGTTATTTGTACTGTCGGCAAAGTTTGATGAAATAAAATTGTTACTTAAAATCTGCTATGATTCCAGACTTATCGCGAAGAACAGCTTCGCTTTCGCGATGAAACAGTGTGATGAGATAGGGGCCCTAATCGGGGGGTTGATAAAATCTCTCGAAAGACACAGGTAA
- a CDS encoding menaquinone biosynthesis protein → MKLGYINYLNCYPFYHHMMTKRPLDGVQVVPAYPSALNAMMRDGALDMSPVSSAAYADVRDALILPGFCLSSIGYVRSVVLVSRVPIEELDGRRLGLSSASQTSVVLLKMLLERHYGLRPQYVPSPPRPSLSDIDAALVIGNEAMMHEAEPIPYTYDLGDLWLRKTGHPVVFAVFLAGANAARTMRADIERVVESYRNSLACLETERSALIDTARAKYPDVAYDIDTYYRLLRFEFTDELKSALEYFYSQAGEMGLIPRVEDIRYYG, encoded by the coding sequence ATGAAGCTCGGATACATCAACTACCTCAACTGCTATCCTTTCTATCATCACATGATGACGAAGCGCCCGCTCGACGGCGTGCAGGTCGTCCCGGCGTACCCGAGCGCGCTCAACGCCATGATGCGCGACGGCGCGCTCGACATGAGCCCGGTCTCCTCGGCCGCGTACGCGGACGTTCGCGACGCGCTCATCCTCCCCGGCTTCTGCCTCTCCTCTATCGGCTATGTCCGCTCGGTGGTGCTGGTAAGCCGCGTGCCGATCGAGGAGCTCGATGGCCGCAGGCTCGGCCTCTCATCCGCCTCTCAGACCTCGGTGGTGCTCTTGAAAATGCTGCTCGAGCGGCACTACGGCCTGCGCCCGCAATACGTCCCGTCGCCGCCGCGGCCCTCGCTTTCGGATATCGACGCGGCCCTGGTGATCGGCAACGAGGCCATGATGCACGAGGCCGAGCCGATCCCCTACACCTACGACCTGGGCGACCTGTGGCTGCGCAAGACCGGCCACCCGGTGGTCTTCGCCGTGTTCCTGGCCGGCGCGAACGCCGCGCGGACCATGCGCGCGGACATCGAGCGCGTGGTCGAGTCGTACCGTAACTCGCTCGCGTGCCTTGAGACGGAGCGAAGCGCGCTCATCGACACGGCGCGCGCGAAGTACCCCGACGTGGCCTACGACATCGACACCTACTACCGGCTGCTGCGCTTCGAGTTCACCGACGAACTGAAAAGCGCGCTGGAATATTTCTATTCCCAGGCGGGCGAGATGGGGCTTATCCCAAGGGTGGAGGATATCCGGTATTACGGGTGA
- a CDS encoding menaquinone biosynthesis decarboxylase → MPYKNLRQFIARLEKLGELRRVAVEVDPALEITEIADRMSKSGGPALLFERVKGSPHPLLINAFGSYARMRLALGCGSFDDIASRIESLVKMQPPAGIMDKLRMLFALKELAGFMPKTVRKAPCQEKVLSGGALLDGLPVITCWPHDGGPFITLPIVITRDPDSKAQNYGMYRMQKFDNASTGMHWQYNKDGARHYRKYRERGERMEVAVALGGPPVVTYAATAPLPPDIDEMLFAGWLQSAPVELVKAKTLDLMVPAESDFVLEGYVDPGDERIEGPFGDHTGFYSPADVYPVFHITCVTHREDAVYPATIVGKPPMEDCYMAKATERIFLPLMRLIAPEIVDIELPLEGVFHNCALVSIKKEYAAHAHKVIHALWGMGQMASTKFIAVFDHDIDLRDYSTVVWKLLNNVDPQRDLVLSGGPLDALDHSAPCANFGGKMGIDATRKTREEGMGRDWPDEIKMSDDMKKHVSERWKEYGF, encoded by the coding sequence ATGCCATATAAAAATCTCAGGCAGTTCATCGCACGGCTCGAGAAGCTCGGCGAGCTCCGTCGGGTGGCCGTGGAGGTCGATCCGGCCCTCGAAATAACCGAGATCGCCGACCGCATGAGCAAGAGCGGCGGTCCCGCGCTCCTGTTCGAGCGGGTGAAGGGCTCGCCGCATCCACTGCTCATCAACGCCTTTGGAAGCTACGCGCGCATGCGCCTCGCCCTTGGCTGCGGCAGCTTCGACGATATCGCTTCGAGGATCGAGTCGCTGGTGAAGATGCAGCCGCCGGCGGGGATAATGGACAAGCTCCGCATGCTCTTCGCCCTGAAGGAGCTTGCCGGCTTCATGCCGAAGACGGTCAGAAAGGCCCCCTGCCAGGAAAAGGTCCTCTCCGGCGGTGCGCTGCTTGACGGGCTTCCCGTCATTACCTGCTGGCCGCACGACGGCGGCCCTTTCATCACGCTTCCGATCGTCATAACGCGCGACCCTGACTCGAAGGCGCAGAACTACGGCATGTACCGCATGCAGAAGTTCGACAACGCATCGACCGGCATGCACTGGCAGTACAATAAGGACGGCGCCCGCCACTATCGTAAGTACAGGGAACGCGGCGAGCGCATGGAGGTGGCGGTGGCGCTTGGCGGTCCGCCCGTGGTGACCTATGCGGCGACGGCGCCGCTTCCCCCCGACATCGACGAGATGCTCTTCGCCGGCTGGCTGCAGTCGGCCCCGGTCGAGCTGGTGAAGGCGAAGACGCTGGATCTCATGGTGCCGGCCGAGTCCGATTTCGTGCTGGAGGGCTACGTCGATCCCGGCGACGAGCGGATCGAGGGCCCCTTCGGCGACCATACGGGGTTTTACTCGCCGGCCGACGTGTACCCGGTGTTTCATATAACCTGTGTCACGCACCGCGAGGATGCCGTCTACCCGGCGACGATCGTGGGCAAGCCCCCCATGGAGGACTGCTACATGGCCAAGGCCACGGAGCGGATATTCCTTCCGCTCATGCGGCTCATCGCCCCGGAGATAGTCGATATCGAGCTTCCGCTGGAGGGCGTCTTTCACAACTGCGCGCTCGTTTCGATAAAAAAGGAGTACGCCGCCCATGCGCACAAGGTTATCCACGCGCTGTGGGGCATGGGGCAGATGGCCTCGACCAAGTTCATCGCCGTCTTCGACCACGATATCGACCTGCGCGACTACAGCACGGTGGTCTGGAAGCTCCTCAACAACGTGGACCCGCAGCGCGACCTCGTCCTTTCGGGGGGGCCACTGGACGCGCTGGACCACTCGGCGCCCTGCGCGAACTTCGGCGGCAAGATGGGAATCGATGCTACGCGGAAAACACGCGAGGAAGGGATGGGCCGGGACTGGCCGGACGAGATAAAGATGTCGGACGACATGAAGAAACACGTCAGCGAACGGTGGAAGGAATATGGATTTTAA
- a CDS encoding UbiX family flavin prenyltransferase, translated as MYIIGITGASGAILGVRLIEELLGAGRPVGTVVSVAAWGIIDYEIGGDEARPRSLSRLIARRRPGLDLSLLSEYANDDLFAPPASGSFRFDAMVIAPCSMKTLSAVASGYADSLISRAADVALKERRRLVLVPRETPLGRVHIENMLRARDAGADIVPPIPGFYTRPRTIDDVVDFTVGKVLNLLGIRHDLFPEWGGGEGGIG; from the coding sequence ATGTACATAATCGGAATAACCGGCGCGAGCGGCGCGATACTCGGCGTTCGCCTTATCGAGGAGCTGCTCGGCGCGGGGAGGCCCGTAGGGACCGTCGTTTCGGTCGCTGCATGGGGCATTATCGACTACGAGATCGGCGGCGACGAGGCGCGCCCTCGCTCGCTTTCCAGGCTCATCGCGCGCCGCCGTCCGGGGCTCGACCTATCGCTTCTTTCCGAATACGCCAACGACGATCTCTTCGCCCCGCCGGCGAGCGGGAGCTTCCGCTTCGACGCCATGGTCATCGCCCCCTGCTCCATGAAGACGCTCTCGGCCGTGGCCTCCGGCTACGCCGATTCGCTCATCAGCCGCGCGGCCGATGTCGCGCTCAAGGAGCGGCGCCGGCTCGTGCTCGTTCCGCGCGAGACGCCGCTCGGGCGCGTTCATATAGAAAACATGCTCCGCGCCAGAGACGCCGGGGCCGATATCGTGCCGCCGATCCCGGGCTTCTACACGCGCCCGCGCACCATCGACGATGTCGTGGATTTCACCGTGGGGAAGGTGCTGAACCTGCTCGGAATCCGGCACGATCTCTTTCCGGAATGGGGGGGCGGCGAAGGCGGCATAGGGTAA
- a CDS encoding UbiA-like polyprenyltransferase translates to MDFKKFSEMIMIEQTLFALPFAYLGVLFAGGGGFMDWVWVTIALVAARTAGMSFNRVIDIEIDRRNPRTKDRILARGDANPAEVLLYGAAASLVLIFAAYMLNTLCFYLSFAAVAGLATYSYFKRFTSGSHCYLGLVEAAAPVGGYLGITGEFDFLPFILGAAIMMWIAGLDLVYAIQDVDFDREEKLCSFPARYGVERTLAASAVSYASAVAALSAAGFLARRGIGYWVAVACVAVIFTAQQRLARGEDAASGIKQMFELNRYVAPVLFIGTFLDVYIDQG, encoded by the coding sequence ATGGATTTTAAGAAATTCTCGGAAATGATCATGATCGAGCAGACGCTCTTCGCGCTGCCGTTCGCCTATCTCGGCGTGCTCTTCGCCGGGGGAGGGGGCTTCATGGACTGGGTGTGGGTGACGATCGCGCTCGTCGCCGCGCGTACGGCCGGCATGTCGTTCAACCGCGTTATCGACATCGAGATCGACCGGAGGAATCCCCGCACGAAAGACCGCATCCTCGCGCGCGGGGACGCCAACCCGGCGGAAGTCCTGCTCTACGGCGCGGCCGCCTCGCTTGTGCTCATCTTCGCGGCATATATGCTGAACACGCTCTGCTTTTACCTCTCGTTTGCGGCCGTTGCGGGGCTCGCCACCTATTCGTATTTCAAGCGCTTTACCTCCGGGTCGCACTGCTACCTGGGGCTCGTCGAGGCGGCGGCGCCTGTCGGCGGCTACCTCGGCATAACCGGCGAGTTCGATTTTCTGCCGTTCATCCTGGGCGCGGCGATCATGATGTGGATCGCCGGGCTCGACCTGGTCTACGCGATACAGGACGTGGACTTCGACCGCGAGGAAAAGCTGTGCTCCTTCCCGGCCCGCTACGGCGTGGAGCGGACGCTTGCGGCGTCGGCGGTTTCCTATGCGTCGGCGGTCGCGGCGCTTTCGGCGGCGGGATTTCTCGCGAGGCGCGGCATCGGCTACTGGGTGGCCGTGGCGTGCGTGGCGGTGATCTTCACGGCGCAGCAGCGCCTGGCGCGCGGCGAGGACGCGGCATCGGGCATTAAACAGATGTTCGAGCTCAACCGGTATGTCGCGCCCGTGCTCTTCATCGGCACATTTCTTGATGTTTACATCGACCAGGGCTAA